Proteins encoded in a region of the Halobacteriovoraceae bacterium genome:
- the pseC gene encoding UDP-4-amino-4,6-dideoxy-N-acetyl-beta-L-altrosamine transaminase, producing the protein MDIIPYGKHKIEQEDIEYLSDILRNKWLTQGPEIEKLENSFKKLTNAPYAVAVCNGTAALHLAALSIHLSKNDTVITTPISFVATANCARYCGADVDFCDIDPETYLMDFNRLEDKLKTTNISAVLPVDLGGLAHNLSELSFLANKYHFKIIEDSCHAIGARYQSEHKWFHSGSCSHSDLAVFSLHPVKHIAAGEGGIITCRDESIYKHLLRLRTHGIVYDKNFFVGKELHPWAYEMQELGYNYRISDINAGLAFSQMRRIDQNLKTRKKIAKIYRESLKDVGDLTFQKEIEGQENAYHLFILRTKRRDELYNFLREHHIYSQVHYIPIHTQPYYRGIKEISLPIAESYYKECLSLPMYHSLSDNELSFVIDRIREFFTN; encoded by the coding sequence ATGGATATCATACCTTACGGAAAGCACAAAATTGAACAAGAAGATATTGAGTATTTAAGTGATATCTTGAGAAACAAGTGGCTCACACAGGGACCTGAGATTGAAAAACTTGAAAATTCATTTAAAAAACTAACAAACGCTCCCTATGCTGTTGCCGTTTGTAATGGTACTGCGGCCCTACATTTAGCGGCCTTATCAATTCATCTTTCAAAAAATGATACCGTTATCACAACTCCTATATCATTTGTGGCCACGGCCAATTGTGCTCGTTATTGTGGTGCAGATGTTGATTTCTGTGATATTGATCCTGAAACTTACCTTATGGATTTCAATAGATTAGAAGATAAGCTCAAAACAACTAATATTTCCGCTGTTCTTCCCGTTGACTTAGGAGGACTGGCCCATAATTTAAGTGAGCTCTCTTTTTTGGCCAACAAATATCACTTTAAAATTATCGAAGATTCGTGTCATGCGATTGGAGCTCGCTATCAAAGTGAACATAAATGGTTTCACTCAGGAAGCTGTTCTCACAGTGATCTGGCAGTATTTAGTTTGCATCCGGTAAAGCATATCGCCGCGGGAGAGGGTGGAATTATAACTTGTAGAGATGAATCAATTTACAAACATCTTTTAAGATTGAGAACACATGGCATAGTTTATGATAAAAACTTTTTTGTAGGAAAAGAACTTCATCCATGGGCCTATGAAATGCAAGAGTTGGGTTATAACTACCGAATCTCTGATATCAATGCAGGGCTGGCGTTTTCTCAGATGAGAAGAATTGATCAAAATTTAAAAACGCGTAAAAAAATTGCTAAAATATATAGAGAAAGTCTTAAAGATGTCGGAGATCTCACTTTTCAAAAAGAGATAGAGGGCCAGGAGAACGCTTATCATTTGTTTATTCTACGAACGAAGCGTAGAGATGAATTATACAATTTTCTTCGAGAACATCATATCTATTCTCAAGTTCATTATATTCCCATCCATACCCAACCTTATTACAGGGGTATAAAAGAAATTAGTCTTCCAATTGCAGAAAGTTACTATAAAGAGTGTTTAAGTCTTCCCATGTACCACAGCTTAAGTGATAATGAATTAAGCTTTGTAATTGATAGAATTAGGGAATTTTTTACAAATTAA
- the pseB gene encoding UDP-N-acetylglucosamine 4,6-dehydratase (inverting): protein MLNGKSILVTGGTGSFGKKFIEIILREYPEIERLVIFSRDELKQFEMSQEFPQAEFPNLRYFIGDVRDRDRLKRACEDIDIIVHAAALKQVPAAEYNPMECIKTNIFGAENVIESALEMGVKKVVALSTDKAAAPINLYGATKLCSDKLFVAANNMKGKRNLKFSVVRYGNVFGSRGSVVPYFLGRAHLNELTITDERMTRFNITLEEGVKLVISAIKNAWGGEIFVPKIPSYRILDVAKAVNPNAKISYIGIRPGEKIHEEMITPMDSLSTLEFEKYYVITPSTHIWNLDEYTDHFKGKKVKDGFSYNSGDNDHWLNVEQIRNLIKTQLDPNFTV, encoded by the coding sequence ATGTTAAATGGCAAAAGTATACTTGTCACAGGCGGGACGGGATCATTTGGTAAAAAGTTTATTGAAATAATTTTGAGAGAATATCCTGAAATAGAACGACTTGTCATTTTTTCGAGAGATGAACTTAAGCAGTTTGAAATGTCTCAAGAGTTTCCGCAAGCTGAATTTCCAAATCTAAGATATTTTATCGGGGATGTGAGAGATAGAGACAGATTAAAAAGAGCTTGTGAAGATATAGATATTATCGTCCACGCAGCTGCCCTTAAACAAGTTCCTGCGGCCGAGTACAATCCAATGGAATGTATCAAAACAAACATTTTTGGAGCTGAAAATGTAATTGAATCTGCATTAGAAATGGGTGTGAAAAAAGTAGTGGCGCTCTCCACTGATAAAGCTGCAGCTCCGATTAATTTGTATGGGGCCACAAAACTATGTAGTGATAAATTATTTGTTGCAGCAAATAATATGAAAGGAAAAAGAAATTTAAAATTCTCTGTAGTTCGTTATGGAAATGTTTTTGGTTCTAGAGGTTCAGTCGTTCCTTATTTTTTAGGTAGAGCACATTTAAATGAGCTAACAATTACTGATGAAAGAATGACTAGATTTAATATAACTCTTGAAGAAGGCGTGAAACTTGTCATTAGTGCTATCAAAAATGCTTGGGGTGGAGAGATATTTGTACCCAAGATTCCTTCATACAGAATTCTTGATGTTGCGAAAGCAGTGAATCCAAATGCAAAAATTTCTTATATTGGTATACGCCCAGGTGAAAAAATTCATGAAGAAATGATTACACCTATGGATTCTTTATCCACACTTGAATTTGAAAAATATTACGTAATCACTCCATCTACTCATATTTGGAATTTAGATGAATATACTGATCATTTCAAAGGCAAAAAAGTTAAGGACGGATTCAGTTATAATTCTGGCGATAACGATCATTGGTTAAACGTTGAGCAGATTCGAAATTTAATCAAAACTCAACTAGATCCTAACTTTACAGTGTAA
- a CDS encoding glycosyltransferase family 4 protein, with amino-acid sequence MKILHAVQFYHPAVGGMEEVVKQLSESMSKLGHDVTVLTSTNSSRHFTELNGVRIVDFEISGNLAKGMHGDLENCQKFLRENQFDIITCFAAQQWATDIFFYKDLLKELKSKKVFVPTGFSGLFDPLYYNYFENMKEWFLWFDKNVFLSNDYRDINFARKNNVTNEIIIPNGASKAEFNRKWVPKNNDVFKILHVGNHTGQKGHTELIQLYSRSKIDKSELLIVGRHNWKGRCFLKCKLKVFFWNIVFKLNRSQKKILMKELSRKQTIEEFYRANLFLFPSNIECSPIVLFEAMASCTPFLSSAAGNAQEIIEWTEAGVLLPTIKKDKRVIIEEKESQKVFEELCLDKQKLKTLAKNGYDAWTSKFTWEAISQRYIDMYETLLENKS; translated from the coding sequence ATGAAGATATTACACGCTGTTCAATTCTATCACCCTGCAGTAGGAGGAATGGAAGAAGTTGTTAAACAACTCTCTGAAAGTATGTCTAAACTTGGACATGATGTCACTGTTCTTACGAGCACAAATAGTTCACGTCATTTCACTGAACTAAATGGTGTAAGGATAGTAGATTTTGAAATTTCCGGAAACCTGGCAAAAGGTATGCACGGAGATCTAGAAAATTGTCAGAAATTTCTAAGAGAAAATCAATTTGATATTATTACTTGCTTTGCGGCACAACAATGGGCCACCGACATATTTTTTTATAAAGACCTTTTGAAAGAACTTAAGAGTAAAAAAGTTTTCGTGCCCACTGGCTTTTCAGGATTATTTGATCCTTTGTATTACAACTATTTTGAAAATATGAAAGAATGGTTTCTCTGGTTTGATAAAAATGTTTTTTTATCAAATGACTATAGGGATATTAATTTTGCTCGTAAAAACAACGTGACTAATGAAATAATCATTCCAAACGGTGCTTCAAAGGCAGAATTTAATCGAAAGTGGGTTCCAAAAAATAATGATGTTTTCAAAATTTTACATGTTGGAAATCACACTGGCCAAAAAGGTCACACCGAACTTATTCAACTCTACAGCAGATCTAAAATTGACAAAAGTGAACTACTTATAGTGGGAAGGCATAATTGGAAAGGAAGATGTTTTTTGAAATGCAAACTTAAAGTTTTCTTTTGGAATATAGTTTTTAAACTCAATCGATCTCAGAAAAAGATACTGATGAAAGAATTAAGTAGAAAACAAACAATTGAAGAATTTTATAGGGCCAATTTATTTTTATTTCCTTCAAATATCGAGTGTTCTCCAATTGTACTCTTCGAAGCAATGGCCTCCTGCACTCCATTTCTAAGCAGTGCAGCTGGTAACGCTCAAGAAATCATTGAGTGGACAGAGGCTGGGGTTTTGCTTCCTACTATCAAAAAAGATAAGAGAGTGATTATCGAAGAAAAAGAGTCGCAAAAGGTTTTTGAAGAGCTTTGCTTAGATAAACAAAAATTGAAAACACTGGCAAAAAATGGATACGATGCGTGGACTAGTAAATTCACATGGGAAGCTATTTCTCAAAGATATATAGATATGTATGAAACGCTTTTGGAGAACAAGTCATGA
- a CDS encoding alpha-1,2-fucosyltransferase has translation MIFVRFYGGLGNQMFQYATGKALAKKRGQKLFFDLREFDSANAKNTKRLYELNRACLEENIATQEEFEELPLLKFSILYPYLRKLIKLGIINLEQFVVEKDFYYQENIFKERDSILIDGYWQSPKYFSHLQKELNEDFTPKIINSLNKQLLFEIQNSLSVAVHIRRGDYVTNPHAATFHGVLPIEYYKNALAEIKKKYKNVKYFVFSDDLKWVEENIEFNDQTVFVDINGIDHALCDIYLMSHCKHHVIANSSFSWWGAWLNMNPDKEVYYPYRWFIGERETKDLIPMNWREIKW, from the coding sequence ATGATTTTTGTAAGATTTTATGGCGGACTTGGAAATCAGATGTTTCAATACGCAACGGGCAAAGCACTCGCCAAAAAAAGAGGACAAAAACTTTTCTTTGATCTTAGAGAATTTGATTCGGCCAATGCTAAAAATACAAAACGATTGTATGAGCTTAATCGTGCTTGTTTAGAAGAAAATATTGCAACCCAAGAAGAGTTTGAAGAATTGCCTCTTTTGAAATTTTCAATTCTCTATCCCTATTTGCGAAAACTAATAAAGTTAGGAATAATAAATTTAGAACAATTTGTTGTTGAAAAAGATTTTTATTATCAAGAGAATATTTTCAAAGAGAGAGATTCAATCTTAATTGATGGATACTGGCAATCACCAAAATATTTTTCTCATTTACAAAAAGAATTAAATGAAGATTTTACTCCTAAAATAATAAATAGCTTAAATAAACAACTACTTTTTGAAATTCAAAATTCACTTTCAGTTGCCGTTCATATTAGAAGAGGAGATTATGTTACTAATCCCCATGCCGCCACTTTTCATGGCGTATTGCCAATTGAGTATTACAAAAATGCACTTGCTGAAATTAAAAAAAAATATAAAAATGTAAAATACTTTGTCTTCTCTGACGATTTAAAATGGGTCGAAGAAAATATTGAATTTAATGATCAAACTGTTTTCGTCGACATTAATGGAATCGATCATGCCCTTTGTGATATCTACCTCATGTCCCATTGTAAGCATCATGTTATTGCAAATAGTTCTTTTAGCTGGTGGGGAGCTTGGCTGAATATGAACCCTGATAAAGAAGTTTATTATCCATATCGATGGTTTATAGGAGAGCGTGAAACTAAGGATCTCATACCCATGAACTGGAGGGAAATCAAATGGTAG
- a CDS encoding glycosyltransferase, whose product MVELSVLLPVYNAQDFISQAIESILKQTFENFELVIIDDGSTDNTAKIISNFVDKRIRYFKNENNLKLIETLNKGISLCVGKYLARMDADDICHPQRFELQIAHLKNNPETAVVGSNIIFIDRHNRIIGRGIKAPETHHAIVWEFLKRCALYHPTVMINKELIGSELSYDSNYPHAEDYELWMRLSRKFKLANMSQDLLRYRIHKESITAKYSDESLSSMMRAITKNAPISLSERELFLYRMPWKVNHQDDVSILINNIGKELDQYCNSENVQEREIRILRKSVFSRLFFLIIYLVSITKTPQIYKFIQLKKVIKVYQFEIFQCFMKMCRDFYHRFFKRFVFERGK is encoded by the coding sequence ATGGTAGAACTCTCAGTACTTCTTCCCGTTTATAACGCTCAAGATTTTATTTCACAAGCAATTGAGAGTATTTTAAAACAAACATTTGAAAATTTTGAACTTGTAATCATTGATGATGGATCAACTGATAATACAGCAAAAATAATTTCAAATTTTGTTGATAAAAGAATTCGTTATTTTAAAAACGAAAACAATTTAAAATTGATAGAAACCTTAAACAAAGGAATTTCACTTTGTGTAGGAAAATATCTGGCCAGAATGGATGCGGACGATATTTGCCACCCTCAGAGGTTTGAACTTCAAATAGCACATCTTAAAAATAATCCAGAAACTGCTGTTGTCGGGAGTAATATTATTTTTATAGACAGACACAATAGAATAATTGGTAGAGGAATAAAAGCACCTGAAACTCATCATGCTATTGTATGGGAATTTCTAAAAAGATGTGCACTCTATCATCCCACAGTAATGATTAATAAAGAATTAATAGGCAGTGAATTGTCATATGATTCAAATTATCCTCATGCTGAAGACTATGAACTCTGGATGAGACTGTCGCGAAAATTTAAGCTTGCCAATATGTCACAAGATCTTCTTCGTTACCGAATTCATAAAGAAAGTATAACTGCAAAATATTCGGATGAATCATTGTCTTCAATGATGAGAGCAATTACAAAAAATGCTCCCATTTCATTAAGTGAAAGAGAATTATTTCTTTACCGAATGCCCTGGAAAGTAAATCATCAGGATGATGTAAGTATATTAATCAATAATATTGGAAAAGAATTAGATCAATACTGCAACTCGGAAAATGTACAAGAACGTGAAATAAGAATCTTAAGGAAAAGTGTTTTTTCACGCTTGTTTTTCTTGATCATCTATTTAGTCAGTATCACTAAGACACCACAGATATATAAATTTATTCAACTAAAAAAAGTCATAAAGGTATATCAGTTTGAAATATTTCAATGTTTTATGAAAATGTGTCGTGATTTTTATCATCGATTTTTTAAAAGGTTTGTATTTGAAAGGGGAAAATAA